The following coding sequences are from one Lolium rigidum isolate FL_2022 chromosome 6, APGP_CSIRO_Lrig_0.1, whole genome shotgun sequence window:
- the LOC124667110 gene encoding uncharacterized protein LOC124667110 encodes MAASLWLLQLPAPLQNTVLSSTSHSSSPLLHRKHAPTRARGNLVCSSSGSSSSSSVVTKDQEGAAEATSPAPAPAPVSYDYRDDPNFRGCKGCGREETERGCNGEGRIMGGIAAVPLFGWWPIKAYRPCPGFVASGGRYRRYGQSMDDVIAGKGRKVPSNSNKSDK; translated from the exons ATGGCGGCCTCCCTCTGGCTGCTACAGCTCCCAGCTCCTCTCCAGAACACTGTCCTCTCCTCGACCAGCCACTCCTCATCTCCTCTGCTGCACAGGAAGCACGCACCAACCAGAGCCAGAGGCAACCTTGTCTGCAGCTCTTCTGGTAGCTCCTCGTCTTCTTCCGTTGTGACCAAGGACCAAGAGGGAGCAGCAGAGGCGACCtcccctgctcctgctcctgcacctgtcAGCTATGATTACAGGGATGACCCCAACTTCAG GGGGTGCAAGGGCTGCGGCCGCGAGGAAACGGAGAGGGGCTGCAATGGCGAAGGGCGGATCATGGGCGGCATAGCCGCCGTCCCCTTGTTCGGATGGTGGCCGATCAAGGCCTACCGGCCGTGCCCCGGCTTTGTCGCCTCCGGCGGCCGGTACAGGCGCTACGGCCAGAGCATGGACGACGTCATAGCCGGAAAGGGAAGGAAAGTCCCCTCCAACAGCAACAAAAG TGACAAGTAA